Proteins co-encoded in one Phycodurus eques isolate BA_2022a chromosome 21, UOR_Pequ_1.1, whole genome shotgun sequence genomic window:
- the avl9 gene encoding late secretory pathway protein AVL9 homolog isoform X3, which translates to MPREGHDSNMLPDEWKYLPFLALPDGAHNYQEDTIYFHLPPLGGDTKCIYGVSCYRQIEAKALKVRQADVTRETVQKSVCVLSRVPLFGLLQAKLQLITHAYFEEKDFSQISILKELYEHMNSSLRGSTLDGSQVFLGLSPRDLILHFRHKVLILFKLILLEKKVLFYVSPVSRLVGTLMTVLSLFPGMMEHGLVDSSHYRPKSSVPEDSNPAAEEFVSVSASELRGEGDVGSSFSANGADPQLKPPSRTSPESSESDWETLDPGVLDEGPKQTAEGQGPGAEAPITVQPLGGQVGVTQGLLSGLEEDQYGMPLAIFTKGYLCLPYMALQQHHLLSDVSVRGFVGGATNILFRQQRHLSDAVVEVDEGSVQIHDGELRKVLGLTTADLRFADYLLKHVTENRDDVFLDGTGWEGGDEWIRAQFALYLHALLASCLQQDNERLLADYGAPFIAAWKVTHNYCLWHSNKHAAMAAVTPGHPFQGQYSVADVKLRLSHSVHNSERGKKIGNAMMTTSRSVVQTGKAVGQSVGGALTSAKSVMSSWFSTLAQPAAVSQPDAPTGQAEP; encoded by the exons ATGCCGCGCGAGGGCCACGATAGCAACATGCTGCCCGACGAGTGGAAGTACCTTCCTTTCCTGGCGCTTCCCGACGGAGCTCACAACTACCAGGAAG ACACCATCTACTTCCACTTGCCACCCCTCGGCGGGGACACCAAGTGCATCTACGGCGTGTCGTGCTACCGGCAGATCGAGGCTAAG GCGCTGAAGGTCCGACAGGCCGACGTCACCCGGGAAACGGTGCAGAAGAGCGTCTGCGTGCTCAGCCGGGTG CCTCTGTTCGGTCTTCTGCAAGCCAAACTGCAGCTGATCACACACGCATACTTTGAGGAGAAAGACTTCTCCCAGATCTCCATCCTGAAA GAGCTCTACGAGCACATGAACAGCTCCCTGAGGGGTTCCACTCTGGACGGCTCGCAGGTCTTCCTCG GCTTGTCACCGCGAGATCTCATCCTGCACTTCAGACACAAG GTTCTCATCCTCTTCAAGCTCATCCTGCTGGAGAAGAAG GTGCTCTTCTACGTGTCGCCCGTCAGCAGACTGGTGGGAACGCTGATGACCGTCCTGTCGTTGTTCCCAG GCATGATGGAGCACGGCCTGGTGGACTCGTCCCACTACCGGCCAAAGAGCAGCGTGCCCGAGGACTCGAACCCGGCGGCCGAGGAGTTCGTGTCCGTGTCGGCCTCGGAGCTGAGGGGCGAGGGGGACGTCGGCTCGTCGTTCTCCGCTAACGGCGCCGACCCCCAACTCAAGCCGCCCTCCCGCACGTCCCCCGAGTCTTCGGAGAGCGACTGGGAGACGCTGGACCCCGGCGTGCTGGACGAGGGGCCCAAGCAGACGGCCGAGGGACAGGGGCCGGGGGCCGAGGCGCCCATCACGGTGCAGCCGCTCGGGGGGCAGGTCGGCGTCACCCAGGGGCTGCTGTCGGGTCTGGAGGAGGACCAGTACGGCATGCCGCTCGCCATCTTCACCAAA GGTTACCTGTGTCTTCCGTACATGGCGCTGCAGCAGCACCACCTTCTGTCGGACGTGTCGGTGCGCGGCTTCGTCGGCGGAGCGACCAACATCTTGTTCCGACAGCAGAGGCACCTGAGCGACGCCGTGGTGGAGGTGGACGAG GGGAGCGTCCAGATCCACGACGGCGAGCTGCGCAAAGTTCTGGGCCTGACGACGGCCGACCTGCGCTTCGCCGACTACCTGCTCAAACACGTGACGGAGAACCGCGACGACGTCTTCCTGGACGGGACGGGCTGGGAGGGCGGCGACGAGTGGATCCGGGCGCAGTTCGCGCTCTACCTCCACGCCCTGCTGGCGTCCTGCTTGCAGCAAG ATAACGAGAGGCTGCTGGCGGATTACGGCGCCCCCTTTATCGCCGCCTGGAAGGTCACACACAACTACTGCCTGTGGCACAGCAACAAGCACGCCGCCATGGCTGCCGTGACGCCGGG ACATCCTTTCCAGGGACAGTACAGCGTCGCCGACGTCAAACTGCGCCTGTCACA CTCAGTACACAACAGCGAGCGAGGCAAAAAGATTGGGAACGCCATGATGACCACCAGCAGGAGCGTGGTCCAGACCGGGAAGGCCGTTG GTCAGTCAGTGGGCGGAGCCTTAACCAGCGCCAAATCAGTCATGTCATCCTGGTTCTCCACCCTGGCGCAGCCCGCCGCCGTGTCCCAGCCGGACGCTCCCACGGGCCAGGCTGAACCCTGA
- the avl9 gene encoding late secretory pathway protein AVL9 homolog isoform X2: MEPRGPVLHIVVVAFHHKKGCQVEFSYPPLMPREGHDSNMLPDEWKYLPFLALPDGAHNYQEDTIYFHLPPLGGDTKCIYGVSCYRQIEAKALKVRQADVTRETVQKSVCVLSRVPLFGLLQAKLQLITHAYFEEKDFSQISILKELYEHMNSSLRGSTLDGSQVFLGLSPRDLILHFRHKVLILFKLILLEKKVLFYVSPVSRLVGTLMTVLSLFPGMMEHGLVDSSHYRPKSSVPEDSNPAAEEFVSVSASELRGEGDVGSSFSANGADPQLKPPSRTSPESSESDWETLDPGVLDEGPKQTAEGQGPGAEAPITVQPLGGQVGVTQGLLSGLEEDQYGMPLAIFTKGYLCLPYMALQQHHLLSDVSVRGFVGGATNILFRQQRHLSDAVVEVDEGSVQIHDGELRKVLGLTTADLRFADYLLKHVTENRDDVFLDGTGWEGGDEWIRAQFALYLHALLASCLQQDNERLLADYGAPFIAAWKVTHNYCLWHSNKHAAMAAVTPGHPFQGQYSVADVKLRLSHSVHNSERGKKIGNAMMTTSRSVVQTGKAVGQSVGGALTSAKSVMSSWFSTLAQPAAVSQPDAPTGQAEP; encoded by the exons ATGGAGCCACGGGGGCCGGTGCTCCACATCGTGGTGGTCGCCTTCCACCACAAGAAGGGCTGCCAG GTGGAGTTTTCGTACCCGCCGCTGATGCCGCGCGAGGGCCACGATAGCAACATGCTGCCCGACGAGTGGAAGTACCTTCCTTTCCTGGCGCTTCCCGACGGAGCTCACAACTACCAGGAAG ACACCATCTACTTCCACTTGCCACCCCTCGGCGGGGACACCAAGTGCATCTACGGCGTGTCGTGCTACCGGCAGATCGAGGCTAAG GCGCTGAAGGTCCGACAGGCCGACGTCACCCGGGAAACGGTGCAGAAGAGCGTCTGCGTGCTCAGCCGGGTG CCTCTGTTCGGTCTTCTGCAAGCCAAACTGCAGCTGATCACACACGCATACTTTGAGGAGAAAGACTTCTCCCAGATCTCCATCCTGAAA GAGCTCTACGAGCACATGAACAGCTCCCTGAGGGGTTCCACTCTGGACGGCTCGCAGGTCTTCCTCG GCTTGTCACCGCGAGATCTCATCCTGCACTTCAGACACAAG GTTCTCATCCTCTTCAAGCTCATCCTGCTGGAGAAGAAG GTGCTCTTCTACGTGTCGCCCGTCAGCAGACTGGTGGGAACGCTGATGACCGTCCTGTCGTTGTTCCCAG GCATGATGGAGCACGGCCTGGTGGACTCGTCCCACTACCGGCCAAAGAGCAGCGTGCCCGAGGACTCGAACCCGGCGGCCGAGGAGTTCGTGTCCGTGTCGGCCTCGGAGCTGAGGGGCGAGGGGGACGTCGGCTCGTCGTTCTCCGCTAACGGCGCCGACCCCCAACTCAAGCCGCCCTCCCGCACGTCCCCCGAGTCTTCGGAGAGCGACTGGGAGACGCTGGACCCCGGCGTGCTGGACGAGGGGCCCAAGCAGACGGCCGAGGGACAGGGGCCGGGGGCCGAGGCGCCCATCACGGTGCAGCCGCTCGGGGGGCAGGTCGGCGTCACCCAGGGGCTGCTGTCGGGTCTGGAGGAGGACCAGTACGGCATGCCGCTCGCCATCTTCACCAAA GGTTACCTGTGTCTTCCGTACATGGCGCTGCAGCAGCACCACCTTCTGTCGGACGTGTCGGTGCGCGGCTTCGTCGGCGGAGCGACCAACATCTTGTTCCGACAGCAGAGGCACCTGAGCGACGCCGTGGTGGAGGTGGACGAG GGGAGCGTCCAGATCCACGACGGCGAGCTGCGCAAAGTTCTGGGCCTGACGACGGCCGACCTGCGCTTCGCCGACTACCTGCTCAAACACGTGACGGAGAACCGCGACGACGTCTTCCTGGACGGGACGGGCTGGGAGGGCGGCGACGAGTGGATCCGGGCGCAGTTCGCGCTCTACCTCCACGCCCTGCTGGCGTCCTGCTTGCAGCAAG ATAACGAGAGGCTGCTGGCGGATTACGGCGCCCCCTTTATCGCCGCCTGGAAGGTCACACACAACTACTGCCTGTGGCACAGCAACAAGCACGCCGCCATGGCTGCCGTGACGCCGGG ACATCCTTTCCAGGGACAGTACAGCGTCGCCGACGTCAAACTGCGCCTGTCACA CTCAGTACACAACAGCGAGCGAGGCAAAAAGATTGGGAACGCCATGATGACCACCAGCAGGAGCGTGGTCCAGACCGGGAAGGCCGTTG GTCAGTCAGTGGGCGGAGCCTTAACCAGCGCCAAATCAGTCATGTCATCCTGGTTCTCCACCCTGGCGCAGCCCGCCGCCGTGTCCCAGCCGGACGCTCCCACGGGCCAGGCTGAACCCTGA
- the avl9 gene encoding late secretory pathway protein AVL9 homolog isoform X1: protein MKRRYGIFLISHETVNAVKCHAEGCPCTICPLEGALTPFNPIRIFLDSMNVVVPVLVHTANIYNSNSQNCITTRRATRRKFWVEFSYPPLMPREGHDSNMLPDEWKYLPFLALPDGAHNYQEDTIYFHLPPLGGDTKCIYGVSCYRQIEAKALKVRQADVTRETVQKSVCVLSRVPLFGLLQAKLQLITHAYFEEKDFSQISILKELYEHMNSSLRGSTLDGSQVFLGLSPRDLILHFRHKVLILFKLILLEKKVLFYVSPVSRLVGTLMTVLSLFPGMMEHGLVDSSHYRPKSSVPEDSNPAAEEFVSVSASELRGEGDVGSSFSANGADPQLKPPSRTSPESSESDWETLDPGVLDEGPKQTAEGQGPGAEAPITVQPLGGQVGVTQGLLSGLEEDQYGMPLAIFTKGYLCLPYMALQQHHLLSDVSVRGFVGGATNILFRQQRHLSDAVVEVDEGSVQIHDGELRKVLGLTTADLRFADYLLKHVTENRDDVFLDGTGWEGGDEWIRAQFALYLHALLASCLQQDNERLLADYGAPFIAAWKVTHNYCLWHSNKHAAMAAVTPGHPFQGQYSVADVKLRLSHSVHNSERGKKIGNAMMTTSRSVVQTGKAVGQSVGGALTSAKSVMSSWFSTLAQPAAVSQPDAPTGQAEP, encoded by the exons ATGAAACGCCGATACGGTATATTCTTAATTTCTCATGAAACAGTAAATGCTGTTAAGTGTCACGCAGAAGGATGTCCTTGCACAATTTGTCCACTAGAGGGAGCTCTCACTCCTTTCAATCCAATACGCATCTTTCTTGACTCGATGAATGTGGTTGTCCCAGTTCTCGTGCACACCGCCAACATTTACAATAGTAATTCACAAAATTGTATAACAACCAGAAGGGCAACCAGGAGAAAGTTTTGG GTGGAGTTTTCGTACCCGCCGCTGATGCCGCGCGAGGGCCACGATAGCAACATGCTGCCCGACGAGTGGAAGTACCTTCCTTTCCTGGCGCTTCCCGACGGAGCTCACAACTACCAGGAAG ACACCATCTACTTCCACTTGCCACCCCTCGGCGGGGACACCAAGTGCATCTACGGCGTGTCGTGCTACCGGCAGATCGAGGCTAAG GCGCTGAAGGTCCGACAGGCCGACGTCACCCGGGAAACGGTGCAGAAGAGCGTCTGCGTGCTCAGCCGGGTG CCTCTGTTCGGTCTTCTGCAAGCCAAACTGCAGCTGATCACACACGCATACTTTGAGGAGAAAGACTTCTCCCAGATCTCCATCCTGAAA GAGCTCTACGAGCACATGAACAGCTCCCTGAGGGGTTCCACTCTGGACGGCTCGCAGGTCTTCCTCG GCTTGTCACCGCGAGATCTCATCCTGCACTTCAGACACAAG GTTCTCATCCTCTTCAAGCTCATCCTGCTGGAGAAGAAG GTGCTCTTCTACGTGTCGCCCGTCAGCAGACTGGTGGGAACGCTGATGACCGTCCTGTCGTTGTTCCCAG GCATGATGGAGCACGGCCTGGTGGACTCGTCCCACTACCGGCCAAAGAGCAGCGTGCCCGAGGACTCGAACCCGGCGGCCGAGGAGTTCGTGTCCGTGTCGGCCTCGGAGCTGAGGGGCGAGGGGGACGTCGGCTCGTCGTTCTCCGCTAACGGCGCCGACCCCCAACTCAAGCCGCCCTCCCGCACGTCCCCCGAGTCTTCGGAGAGCGACTGGGAGACGCTGGACCCCGGCGTGCTGGACGAGGGGCCCAAGCAGACGGCCGAGGGACAGGGGCCGGGGGCCGAGGCGCCCATCACGGTGCAGCCGCTCGGGGGGCAGGTCGGCGTCACCCAGGGGCTGCTGTCGGGTCTGGAGGAGGACCAGTACGGCATGCCGCTCGCCATCTTCACCAAA GGTTACCTGTGTCTTCCGTACATGGCGCTGCAGCAGCACCACCTTCTGTCGGACGTGTCGGTGCGCGGCTTCGTCGGCGGAGCGACCAACATCTTGTTCCGACAGCAGAGGCACCTGAGCGACGCCGTGGTGGAGGTGGACGAG GGGAGCGTCCAGATCCACGACGGCGAGCTGCGCAAAGTTCTGGGCCTGACGACGGCCGACCTGCGCTTCGCCGACTACCTGCTCAAACACGTGACGGAGAACCGCGACGACGTCTTCCTGGACGGGACGGGCTGGGAGGGCGGCGACGAGTGGATCCGGGCGCAGTTCGCGCTCTACCTCCACGCCCTGCTGGCGTCCTGCTTGCAGCAAG ATAACGAGAGGCTGCTGGCGGATTACGGCGCCCCCTTTATCGCCGCCTGGAAGGTCACACACAACTACTGCCTGTGGCACAGCAACAAGCACGCCGCCATGGCTGCCGTGACGCCGGG ACATCCTTTCCAGGGACAGTACAGCGTCGCCGACGTCAAACTGCGCCTGTCACA CTCAGTACACAACAGCGAGCGAGGCAAAAAGATTGGGAACGCCATGATGACCACCAGCAGGAGCGTGGTCCAGACCGGGAAGGCCGTTG GTCAGTCAGTGGGCGGAGCCTTAACCAGCGCCAAATCAGTCATGTCATCCTGGTTCTCCACCCTGGCGCAGCCCGCCGCCGTGTCCCAGCCGGACGCTCCCACGGGCCAGGCTGAACCCTGA
- the lsm5 gene encoding U6 snRNA-associated Sm-like protein LSm5 produces the protein MAATQATNPSQLLPLELVDKCIGSRIHIVMKTDKEIVGTLLGFDDFVNMVLEDVTEFEITPEGRRITKLDQILLNGNNITMLIPGGEGPEV, from the exons ATGGCGGCAACTCAAGCTACGAATCCTTCACAGTTGCTCCCGTTGG AGCTTGTGGACAAGTGCATCGGTTCTCGCATCCACATCGTCATGAAGACGGACAAAGAAATCGTCGGCACTCTGCTGGGCTTCGATGACTTTGTCA ACATGGTCCTGGAGGATGTGACTGAGTT tGAAATAACACCAGAGGGTCGTAGGATAACCAAGCTGGACCAGATCCTGCTCAATGGCAACAACATCACCATG CTCATCCCAGGTGGAGAAGGCCCGGAAGTCTGA
- the psme2 gene encoding proteasome activator complex subunit 2 → MPQSSMLKISPENAARVQTFHQALLNEANNLFSTAIPSKILQLDALLRDVCVTDMSSLKAPLDIPIPDPPASDDEDMENNEEKKKKKPKCGFIKSHEMIVTLVGKLKPEIVSLRETIISVTSWIQHLIPKIEDGNDFGVAIQEKILERIAAVKTKVDGFQGNINKYFLERGDAVAKASKDTHVMDYRSLVHEKDVAVYSDIRMIVLDLRSFYVELYDMISKNMEKVTNPKGEEKPSMY, encoded by the exons ATGCCCCAAAGCTCCATGTTGAAGATAAGTCCCGAAAATGCAGCAagg GTGCAAACCTTCCACCAGGCCTTGCTGAATGag GCAAACAATCTCTTCTCCACTGCCATCCCCTCCAAGATCCTCCAGCTGGATGCTCTGCTGCGG GATGTCTGTGTGACGGACATGTCGTCGCTCAAAGCGCCACTGGATATCCCCATACCCGACCCACCTGCCTCCGATGATGAG GACATGGAGAACAacgaagaaaagaagaagaaaa AGCCCAAATGCGGCTTCATCAAGTCCCACGAGATGATCGTGACGCTGGTGGGCAAGTTGAAACCAGAGATCGTCAGCCTCCGAGAGACAATCATCAGC gtcaCGTCCTGGATTCAGCACCTCATCCCCAAAATTGAAGACGGGAATGACTTTGGCGTCGCCATTCAG GAGAAAATCTTAGAGAGAATTGCTGCAGTAAAGACAAAAGTTGACGGCTTCCAGGGGAACATCAACAA GTACTTCCTTGAGAGGGGAGACGCCGTGGCCAAAGCTTCCAAAGACACTCACGTG ATGGACTACCGCTCGCTGGTCCACGAGAAGGATGTGGCCGTCTACTCCGACATCAGAATGATCGTCCTGGACTTGCGCAGCTTTTAC GTGGAACTCTACGACATGATCAGCAAGAACATGGAGAAGGTGACCAACCCCAAAGGAGAGGAGAAGCCGTCCATGTACTGA